In a single window of the Phycisphaerae bacterium genome:
- a CDS encoding DUF2330 domain-containing protein: MRTAITLCGVVGICAAAAVPAAADGGYIFLEGDATALAQTRQEVVIAFYRDGAGDAAVDKALYVLRSRYTGTPPQSFVWLVPVPATPTDVVAHQNGTLFERLDDLTAPHFFIDTGTSQPAMCGCAANAPGDGNLAGGLVVVAAQGQAGIFDWAALTSTGADALLDWLNANSFAVPDTAVDVLQTYIDQELHFLAIRVAAFDELAADEDGEIAIPPIQFTCATSRRFYPMVISQISAAEETEVLIYLLADHRIEAANVPNAVIDEEALAADDDSPSLTNYEQLFTDAIAAEGGLALVTEYAQHWYGETAWVTAPPAVLELEYLTRLRTVLTPQRMTQDFEFQDAPTDETVYSVYWIEGTEVAGVVAALGTPAALLLVYVGFHTTMKHRRSARRTRHPQSVAA; the protein is encoded by the coding sequence ATGCGAACCGCAATCACTCTGTGCGGGGTGGTGGGCATTTGTGCTGCGGCCGCGGTGCCGGCGGCGGCGGATGGCGGGTACATCTTCCTCGAGGGTGACGCGACCGCGCTGGCCCAGACGCGCCAGGAGGTCGTGATCGCGTTCTACCGGGACGGCGCGGGGGATGCCGCGGTCGACAAGGCGCTGTATGTGCTGCGCAGCCGCTATACCGGCACGCCTCCGCAGTCGTTCGTCTGGCTCGTGCCCGTGCCCGCCACGCCGACGGACGTGGTCGCACATCAGAACGGCACACTGTTCGAGCGGCTCGACGACCTGACCGCGCCACACTTCTTCATCGACACAGGGACCAGCCAGCCGGCGATGTGCGGGTGTGCCGCCAATGCCCCGGGAGACGGGAACCTGGCCGGCGGGCTCGTGGTCGTAGCGGCCCAGGGCCAAGCCGGGATCTTCGACTGGGCGGCGCTCACCAGCACCGGCGCCGACGCGCTGCTCGACTGGCTGAACGCCAACAGCTTCGCGGTGCCGGACACGGCGGTCGATGTCCTGCAAACCTACATCGACCAGGAACTGCACTTCCTCGCGATCCGCGTGGCCGCGTTTGACGAGCTCGCGGCGGACGAGGACGGTGAAATCGCGATTCCGCCGATTCAGTTCACGTGCGCGACCAGCCGACGCTTCTATCCCATGGTAATCTCGCAGATTTCCGCCGCCGAGGAGACCGAGGTGCTCATCTATCTCCTCGCGGACCACCGTATTGAAGCGGCGAATGTGCCGAACGCGGTCATCGACGAGGAGGCTCTGGCGGCGGATGACGACAGCCCGAGCCTGACCAACTACGAGCAGTTGTTCACCGATGCCATCGCGGCGGAGGGCGGGCTCGCACTCGTCACCGAGTACGCACAGCACTGGTACGGCGAAACCGCCTGGGTGACAGCACCGCCCGCCGTGCTCGAATTGGAATATCTCACACGCCTGCGCACCGTGCTGACGCCCCAGCGGATGACCCAGGACTTCGAGTTCCAGGATGCCCCGACGGACGAAACGGTCTATTCGGTGTACTGGATCGAGGGAACGGAAGTGGCCGGCGTGGTCGCCGCGCTGGGCACGCCCGCGGCCCTGCTGCTGGTGTACGTGGGCTTCCACACGACCATGAAACACCGGCGCAGCGCCCGGCGCACTCGGCACCCGCAATCCGTCGCCGCGTAG
- a CDS encoding integration host factor subunit beta encodes MNTITKKDLVDRIAEKSGTKRVVVKKIVQNFLDEIVAELGSGNRLEFRDFGVFEIRSRAARVAQNPKTMEKVFVPEKRTVKFKIGRLMKQRLFDGEEARPTRRPRVVNPEPRAASDAV; translated from the coding sequence ATGAATACGATCACCAAGAAAGACCTCGTCGATCGGATTGCGGAGAAAAGCGGCACGAAGCGCGTCGTCGTCAAGAAGATCGTGCAGAACTTCCTGGACGAGATCGTCGCCGAGCTGGGCAGCGGCAACCGCCTGGAGTTTCGCGACTTCGGCGTCTTCGAGATCCGCTCCCGCGCGGCCCGCGTGGCACAGAACCCGAAGACCATGGAGAAGGTCTTCGTCCCGGAGAAGCGCACGGTCAAGTTCAAGATCGGTCGCCTGATGAAGCAGCGGTTGTTCGACGGCGAGGAGGCGCGCCCGACGCGCCGGCCGCGCGTCGTCAACCCCGAGCCCCGCGCGGCCAGCGACGCGGTGTAG
- the lon gene encoding endopeptidase La, translated as MDHTPEDRDDLTTPAPDSGAEAPDTPETPRRARGGGGDEGTPRLPRELPVLPIRDMVVFPGTVVPLTVGREKSKRLIDAVLAGDKLLVTCTQRRADTEDPGLDDIYRIGTACTVLKLLRMPDGTNSLLVHGLVRIGIESWSASEPYWRAIINPHEDEDVPPGLELEALAYTARQTAQQVIELSPNVPDEARLVLDNIDKPGPLADYLAANLSLGIAQKQELLETFDIADRLRKVNATLNNQLEVLQLSQKIQSDVRQQIDESQREYYLQQQLKAIQKELGETDGRTAELDELRKKIAAADMPEAVLKEAERELGRLERISQGSPENGVIRDYLDWLCQMPWKTETQDNLDLRRAEAVLEADHYGLQKVKRRILEYLAVRKLKPDGKGPILCFVGPPGVGKTSLGQSIARALERHFIRISLGGVRDEADIRGHRRTYIGSIPGRIIQEIRKAGSRNPVFMLDELDKLGADFRGDPASALLEVLDPQQNHSFTDHYLGVPFDLSKVLFIATANQMDPVAPPLRDRMEVIELPGYTTSEKLEIARRYLVRRQSDENGLTGREITISEPALRRLIEAYTRESGVRNLERAIGTVLRGVAAKVAREEDVRSSISIKDLETYLGPPRFDRDVALHRGVPGVVTGLAYTPVGGEIIFVEAAQMPGKGGFTLTGQIGDVMRESGVAALSLVRARAADWHINHEHLQQTDIHIHVPAGGVPKDGPSAGVAMLTALVSLLSGRPADPKVAMTGEITLRGQVLPIGGVKEKVLAAHRAGVKTVVLPARNKHDLHDVPGDVREELKFVLATRVEEVLAAALGPAKGTSRGSHPTKGRKPRRAARKAVRPPVRKGPARAAAGA; from the coding sequence ATGGATCACACTCCGGAAGACCGCGACGACCTGACGACCCCCGCGCCGGATTCCGGTGCGGAGGCCCCGGACACGCCCGAGACGCCGCGCCGGGCGCGCGGCGGGGGCGGTGACGAGGGCACCCCGCGCCTGCCGCGCGAGCTGCCCGTCCTGCCGATCCGGGACATGGTCGTGTTCCCCGGCACCGTCGTGCCGCTCACCGTCGGCCGCGAGAAATCCAAGCGGCTGATCGACGCGGTCCTGGCTGGCGACAAGCTCCTGGTCACCTGTACACAGCGCCGCGCGGACACGGAGGACCCCGGCCTCGACGACATCTACCGCATCGGCACGGCGTGCACGGTCCTCAAGCTCCTCCGCATGCCGGACGGCACCAACAGCCTGCTTGTGCACGGGCTGGTTCGGATCGGAATCGAATCCTGGTCGGCCAGCGAGCCGTACTGGCGAGCCATCATCAACCCCCACGAAGACGAAGATGTGCCGCCGGGCCTGGAGCTCGAAGCGCTGGCCTACACCGCCCGCCAGACCGCCCAGCAGGTCATCGAGCTTAGCCCGAACGTGCCCGACGAGGCCCGGCTCGTGCTCGACAACATCGACAAGCCCGGGCCGCTGGCGGACTACCTCGCGGCCAACCTCTCGCTGGGCATCGCGCAGAAGCAGGAGCTGCTCGAGACGTTCGACATCGCCGACCGTCTCCGCAAGGTCAACGCGACGCTGAATAACCAGCTCGAAGTGCTGCAACTCTCCCAGAAGATCCAGTCCGACGTCCGCCAGCAGATCGACGAGTCGCAGCGCGAGTACTACCTCCAGCAGCAGCTCAAGGCGATCCAGAAAGAACTCGGCGAGACCGACGGCCGCACGGCGGAGCTCGACGAGCTGCGCAAGAAGATCGCCGCGGCCGACATGCCCGAAGCCGTCCTCAAGGAAGCCGAGCGCGAACTCGGCCGCCTGGAGCGCATCTCCCAGGGCTCGCCCGAGAACGGCGTCATCCGCGACTACCTCGACTGGCTTTGCCAGATGCCCTGGAAGACGGAGACGCAGGACAACCTCGACCTGCGCCGCGCCGAGGCTGTCCTCGAGGCCGACCACTACGGGCTCCAAAAGGTCAAACGCCGCATCCTGGAATACCTCGCCGTCCGCAAGCTCAAGCCCGACGGCAAAGGTCCCATCTTGTGCTTCGTCGGTCCCCCCGGCGTCGGCAAGACCTCGCTCGGCCAGAGCATCGCCCGCGCGCTGGAACGCCACTTCATCCGGATTTCTCTGGGCGGTGTGCGCGACGAAGCTGACATCCGCGGCCACCGCCGCACCTACATCGGCTCCATCCCCGGCCGCATCATCCAGGAAATCCGCAAGGCCGGCTCACGCAATCCCGTCTTCATGCTCGACGAGCTCGACAAGCTGGGCGCCGATTTCCGCGGCGATCCGGCGTCCGCCCTGCTCGAAGTGCTGGACCCGCAGCAGAACCACAGCTTCACCGACCACTACCTCGGCGTCCCGTTCGACCTCTCCAAGGTGCTGTTCATCGCCACCGCCAACCAGATGGACCCGGTGGCCCCGCCGCTGCGCGACCGCATGGAGGTCATCGAGCTGCCCGGCTACACGACCTCCGAGAAGCTCGAGATCGCCCGCCGCTACCTTGTCCGACGCCAGTCCGACGAGAACGGCCTCACCGGCCGCGAGATCACCATCTCCGAGCCGGCGCTGCGGCGGCTGATCGAAGCCTACACACGCGAGTCCGGCGTGCGCAACCTCGAGCGGGCCATTGGTACGGTGCTCCGCGGCGTGGCGGCGAAGGTCGCGCGCGAAGAGGACGTGCGGAGCTCGATCTCCATCAAGGACCTGGAAACCTACCTCGGCCCGCCGCGCTTCGATCGCGACGTGGCCCTGCACCGCGGCGTGCCGGGCGTCGTGACCGGCCTCGCCTATACGCCGGTCGGCGGCGAGATCATCTTTGTCGAAGCCGCGCAAATGCCTGGCAAGGGCGGGTTTACGCTCACCGGGCAGATCGGCGACGTGATGCGCGAATCGGGCGTCGCCGCCCTGTCGCTCGTGCGGGCCCGTGCCGCCGACTGGCACATCAACCACGAGCACCTCCAGCAGACCGACATCCACATTCACGTCCCGGCGGGCGGCGTGCCGAAGGACGGTCCGTCCGCTGGCGTGGCCATGCTGACCGCTCTGGTTTCACTCCTCTCTGGACGCCCGGCCGATCCTAAGGTTGCGATGACCGGCGAGATCACGCTCCGCGGGCAGGTTCTGCCGATCGGCGGCGTCAAGGAAAAGGTGCTCGCCGCCCACCGCGCGGGCGTCAAGACGGTCGTACTGCCAGCCCGCAACAAGCATGACCTGCACGACGTGCCGGGGGACGTGCGCGAAGAGCTGAAGTTCGTGCTGGCAACTCGGGTGGAAGAGGTCCTCGCGGCGGCCCTGGGACCGGCCAAGGGGACCAGCCGCGGCAGCCACCCCACCAAGGGCCGGAAGCCGCGCAGGGCGGCGCGCAAAGCCGTCCGCCCGCCGGTGCGCAAGGGCCCGGCACGGGCCGCCGCCGGCGCGTAG
- a CDS encoding Hsp20/alpha crystallin family protein — protein sequence MGAKKFGQDEDMRDWSRRIQDIMDEMRNRSFCDYRATGTWLPTVNIYETRSTYYVCVELAGLESSSVTVECPDARHISVAGERMRPRLPDLVDPFSVELMEIDEGPFHREIDFGQPFEANTLEVSYDQGYLWITLRKTATT from the coding sequence ATGGGCGCAAAAAAATTCGGGCAAGACGAGGACATGCGCGACTGGTCGCGCCGCATCCAGGACATCATGGACGAGATGCGGAATCGCAGCTTCTGCGACTACCGCGCGACCGGCACGTGGCTGCCCACGGTCAATATCTACGAGACGCGCTCGACCTACTATGTCTGTGTCGAGCTGGCCGGGCTCGAAAGCAGCAGCGTCACGGTAGAGTGTCCGGACGCACGGCACATCAGTGTCGCGGGTGAGCGCATGCGGCCGCGCCTGCCGGACCTGGTGGACCCGTTCAGCGTCGAGCTGATGGAAATCGACGAGGGTCCCTTCCACCGCGAGATCGACTTCGGCCAGCCGTTCGAGGCCAATACCCTCGAGGTATCGTACGATCAGGGCTACCTATGGATCACACTCCGGAAGACCGCGACGACCTGA
- a CDS encoding homocysteine S-methyltransferase family protein has protein sequence MTFTQALQHAPAMLTEGAIIERLRRDSAIKLDPHVLNAGLLYDPAGRRALTNVYRQYLEIGRATDLPMLVCAPTWRANRERQRAAGLADRDVNGDAVRLLRALQAECGPYAGAVHVGGLLGCRGDAYNPAEALDLAAARDFHTPQVQALCAAGVDFLLAATLPAVCEALGLAQALAATGLPYVLSCVVRSTGTWLDGTPIADAIAHIDRAVSPPPSAYFVNCVHPTVFAAALDVATRANPEAARRVVGLQANTSTLSPEALDNRPHLDSAAPERFAADMLAVRLRFGTRVVGGCCGTDDRHLWALAAALR, from the coding sequence ATGACCTTCACCCAGGCCCTCCAGCACGCGCCGGCCATGCTCACCGAGGGCGCGATCATCGAACGTCTGCGGCGCGACTCCGCCATAAAGCTCGATCCGCACGTGCTTAACGCGGGTCTGCTCTATGACCCGGCCGGGCGGCGGGCGCTGACCAACGTGTATCGTCAGTACCTGGAAATCGGTCGGGCGACGGACCTGCCCATGCTCGTCTGCGCGCCGACCTGGCGCGCCAACCGCGAACGGCAGCGTGCGGCCGGGCTGGCCGACCGCGACGTGAACGGCGACGCCGTCCGGCTGCTGCGCGCGCTGCAGGCGGAGTGCGGGCCGTATGCCGGGGCGGTGCACGTCGGCGGCCTGCTCGGCTGTCGCGGCGATGCATACAACCCGGCGGAAGCGCTGGACCTGGCCGCCGCACGCGACTTTCACACACCGCAGGTGCAGGCCCTGTGCGCCGCTGGCGTGGATTTCCTGCTGGCGGCGACACTGCCGGCCGTGTGCGAGGCTCTTGGCCTGGCGCAGGCCCTGGCGGCCACCGGCCTGCCGTACGTCCTGAGTTGCGTCGTACGTTCGACCGGTACGTGGCTGGACGGCACGCCAATCGCGGACGCCATCGCACACATCGACCGCGCCGTCTCGCCGCCGCCGAGCGCGTACTTTGTGAACTGCGTGCATCCAACGGTCTTCGCCGCAGCGCTGGACGTCGCGACGCGTGCTAACCCCGAGGCCGCCCGGCGTGTCGTCGGGCTCCAGGCCAATACGTCCACCCTCAGCCCCGAAGCACTGGACAACCGGCCGCATCTGGACTCCGCCGCGCCGGAGCGCTTCGCAGCGGACATGCTGGCCGTGCGCCTCCGGTTCGGCACCCGCGTCGTGGGTGGGTGCTGCGGGACGGACGACCGCCACCTGTGGGCCCTGGCCGCGGCTCTGCGCTGA
- a CDS encoding M20/M25/M40 family metallo-hydrolase — protein sequence MSIGLVVGGCHQPASDLVDRQLIGEVMMHSELSANLRALAMPGGRLTGTPGAEQAQQFVADKLRAYGLRNVHLEPFKMQCWTVTRTQVTVLGDSPRVLEGAVALSKTISTPPEGVTAELIDLGEAKEADIAARGAELAGKFVLVREGRGTRIGRLRRAVEHGAAGLVVMSQPERAPVIGNGHTEPRPEPAVVIRHDQEVLDRLARGETVQVNIQLDTENWDCQPSNVVGEIPGRGPLAREIVILSAHLDSWHLGEGALDNGTGATAILEAARVLANAGWQPRRTVRFVWFMAEELGLDGSEAYAQAHADELDHVVAVVNVDMPGAPRVFGVFGHPEIEPFLQALRHDLAGYELEPKIAAWSWEGSDHTPFTQRGVCALSLGGDLGPGVKNYHTPGDVYDVVDRRGTIQSAAVLAVVVRRLADVPERPTTRRAPASEPSE from the coding sequence ATGAGTATCGGCTTGGTCGTCGGCGGTTGTCACCAGCCCGCCAGCGATCTCGTGGATCGGCAGCTCATCGGCGAAGTCATGATGCATTCCGAGCTATCGGCGAACCTGCGGGCGCTGGCCATGCCCGGTGGTCGGCTGACGGGCACGCCGGGCGCGGAGCAGGCGCAGCAATTCGTCGCGGACAAGTTGCGCGCGTACGGCCTGCGGAACGTGCACCTGGAACCGTTCAAGATGCAGTGCTGGACGGTGACGCGGACGCAGGTGACGGTACTCGGCGATTCGCCGCGCGTGCTGGAAGGCGCCGTGGCGCTCAGCAAGACGATCTCGACGCCGCCGGAGGGTGTCACGGCGGAGCTGATTGACCTGGGCGAGGCCAAGGAGGCGGACATCGCGGCGCGTGGGGCGGAGCTGGCCGGCAAGTTCGTGCTGGTACGGGAGGGCCGGGGGACGCGCATCGGCCGACTGCGTCGGGCGGTGGAGCACGGCGCGGCTGGCCTGGTCGTGATGAGCCAGCCCGAGCGCGCGCCGGTGATCGGCAATGGTCATACGGAGCCGCGCCCCGAGCCCGCGGTCGTGATCCGCCACGATCAGGAGGTGCTCGACCGGCTGGCGCGCGGCGAAACCGTGCAGGTCAATATCCAGCTCGACACGGAGAACTGGGACTGTCAGCCGAGCAACGTGGTAGGTGAGATCCCCGGTCGGGGGCCGTTGGCACGTGAGATCGTGATCCTCAGCGCCCACCTGGACAGTTGGCATCTGGGCGAAGGCGCGCTCGACAACGGAACGGGCGCGACGGCGATTCTCGAAGCGGCCCGCGTGCTGGCCAACGCCGGCTGGCAGCCGCGCCGCACGGTGCGCTTCGTCTGGTTCATGGCCGAGGAACTCGGGCTGGATGGCAGCGAAGCGTATGCACAGGCGCATGCCGACGAGCTGGATCACGTGGTCGCGGTGGTAAACGTGGACATGCCCGGCGCGCCGCGCGTCTTCGGCGTGTTCGGGCACCCGGAGATTGAGCCGTTTCTGCAGGCGTTGCGGCACGATCTGGCCGGCTACGAGCTTGAGCCGAAAATCGCGGCGTGGTCCTGGGAAGGCAGCGATCATACGCCGTTCACGCAGCGCGGCGTATGTGCATTGTCGCTGGGCGGCGATCTGGGCCCGGGAGTGAAGAACTACCATACGCCGGGCGATGTGTACGACGTCGTGGACCGGCGTGGGACGATCCAGTCGGCGGCGGTGCTGGCGGTGGTCGTGCGTCGCCTGGCGGACGTCCCGGAGCGGCCGACGACGCGCCGGGCGCCGGCCTCAGAGCCGAGTGAATGA